A window of Centroberyx gerrardi isolate f3 chromosome 19, fCenGer3.hap1.cur.20231027, whole genome shotgun sequence genomic DNA:
CCCCTCGATgccatgcagagagagagatgggtacCTCCAGCGGTGCATCAGGATTTGCTCCTacagacaaaataaacaacaaaaaccctGACTTAATGGCTAATTATCATGACAGTAATCCAGAAAGGTGCAACACATTTCTATCTCCCAGTGATGTAAACAACAGAAATCAATTCTGACTCCTTGCCTTGGACTCATGCAGGAGCTTTCCGACCCCAACGTCTTTGCAGTACTCCTCCAAGTCAAAATCTATTTTGTCATAGAggcttttctcctcttctgtgACAGGAGCCACATCGCTGTACATCCCAGGAACCAAGATCTTCCCCCTCTTGTCCACCAAGGAGCCTGTTTGGGTAGACAGAGACACAAGGTTAAATCTCCCCTAAAACGCTAAGTGGAACTTAGCGTGTTGTCACCAGTATTCACCTTTAAGACTGcattcaaatgtgttttcatgagACTATAATTCAATCAATGGCTCAACTTGCCCATAAGTGCAATGAGGTCGGTCATGGCTTCGTGAACGGAGCCACCAAACACCCCCGAGTGTAGATCCTTGTCACCGCACTCCAGCTAGGATTTAAAAcgacattttaatttaacataCCATATTAAAACAGAAAGCTAGAGTAGATCAGTGTTATGCTGAAATATTGCATTACAGTAGGCAGTAGTAACAAAAACATCACTTGTCATTCCTATTAATTACATCCACCCAGTTTCTAGACCAAGCCAAGCCAAAACTTAAGCAGCACTACAACCAGACTTCACCTCGATGAAGAAGTAGCAGATCCCTCTCAGGCCGTAAGTGATGCAGGGTTTGGTCTTGCCCAGCCAATAGTTGTCGGAGATGCAGACATAGTCTACGTCTTTTAAGAAGGTGTCTTTACGAGAGAAGATCAGCTCATCCAGGCCCTCGGATCCAGACTCCTCCATCCCCTCGAAGCAGAACTTGATGTTGATGGGAAGCTCCTGCTCCGTGAAGAAAAGggtgaaaaaggaaaaatgtgtgaaaaatgaCAAGGCCACACTATGCCTAATAAACTCACACACTGGATATGCAAGCagtatgaaaatgtattttagcaGGGCCAAGCTAAAAGGTGGAAAATAAAGGGCAGAAGCTAAATAATGAGGGGAGGGAAACCACTTGTAATGCAGAAAATAAGAAACTTTCAAGCTTAACATCACATAGAGAAATCACTGCAGCCTGAAGAAGAGTATTGATTCAAAGCCCATTGCCAAGTTGCCActtgaatacattttctgtctttctgcatgACAAGtggtttctctcctctcattattTTGATCAGTACCAGGCTAAAATACAAGGTCACCAGTTTCAATCTCTGAACTGACTGAGAAAATCCGGTCAACAAGAAAGTGAAAGCGAAATTTTCCAAACAGTCCAGCAACAAAATAGATTCCCCAATGTTCTGGGGCAGCCGCACTGTGCCCAATACCTACAACACTTAGGCTGCTTTATTTTAAGTCATTTTATTATAGAGGATTTATAATCAACAAAAATCAGCTAAAGTTGTACATTCCAGTCTTGAGCAGGATGATTTTGAGGCTGGACTGATAACTTTAAACCCTTGGATATTTATTCTCATTTAACAGGAGTGAAACAAGTCACACTTCAGTATGTTTTTGGTCCAGTGGTGAGAAAATGGTGTCCGTGCTTTGCTTTGGTgtctggttaaaaaaaaaaaaaaaaaaaacctcaccactttttaaatttcacttttcAAGTAGGCAGAAGTGCTATGAAATGCTAAAGTTTACATTatggagaaaaataattgtGGATGAAACAAGCAGTTATTTGGGTAATACCGTACCAGTAAGGTCATTACAACGTTgtaatttgaaaaacaaacaaaaccaattTGTGCTGAAAAgtccatctctttttttttttttttttttaaaatcactgcTACTTACTTTACTGCATCATTAATGATTATATGTTTtgccaggtcagaggtcagggtcagctatgCTAGGGATTCAAAGTCTCGGTCACGGTCACGGTCTCCTTTAACATATATCTCATAATATAGCAGACATCTGTTTTTGACTGGTCATTATTAAGCATTTGAATTTCCCCTCGAACAAATGGTTTCAGTGTTATATCATTGTCTGTTTTAGGGAAAAATAAAGCCGGTTCAAGCCAAGGAGCAGGTGAGGTAACTTGGCTCAATCATGAAATCTTGGAGACGATAAGAAACGCCTCCAAGATTTAATGACTGCAGCTACTTTACCCAGAGACCTTTGACCACCTGTCCTGCTGACGACACTGACATGATCAAAAAGCAAATCAGCATTGTACTTTAGCACACAGTTTTGGCAGATGAAATGATGAGTTTCCAAAATGCTGCATATGCATTTTGTAAAAAGTAATTCACTGTGGGCTTCTCCGGTGACTTGTTCATTGCCTTTTGTTCTAGACCAAGTAAATGTAGAAACAAACTCTGGTGGGAACTTTACCTGCTGGATCTTCTGGTAGGCCTCAATGCAATTAAACCAGGCCAACACCGGACCCTTGTCATCGGTCGAACCTCTTCCATAGAGCTTGCCTGCAAACAGAGAGGAGCAATCAATCTCTGTATTTGACTAAGTGTCAATACTCAGTCAATACTCTTTTATTTTTTCGAATAACATTTCACATAGGGAATTACGCCGCTCTCAACACGTTCAGTAAAACTCCCGACTCAAGCAACTGGCTTGTAAAACATGACAAGCAGGAACTGAGCTAAACAGAAATGAatgagacaggaagaggaggaggatatgGAACTTCTGTCAGCTGACTGTCACCAGAAAATACATGAGACCATTCATGCGCCagcaaaaaaagggaaagaggtaAAAAGTTGTGCTATATCTGAGACAGTCAACCGAACTTGATGTCACCACAAGTGAACTTGCACACTAAGCCAAATGTGTGTAGCTGTGAGCAATGTGACAGAATTGATTAGAGTCATAACATGCATCTCTTTTATTTGCCAATTACAACAGTGGACAAGGAATTTGACCTGGTTAACTGGTGCAGACACATTAGAAAACAGTTACAAACTTAACAGGACCTCACTCACAGTGAAGATGAGACATGCATGACAGGAGACAACACATAAACACTTCAAATATGCACTCAAAGCTTTAGGATTTTTCCAGTGAAGCAGGATTGGCATCATTGGTAACATTAGTGAGTGGGGGTTGTGGGTGTCTGGTGGTGCAGTAATCTAGTATACCACAGGATCATAATCATGAGTAGGTTGAACAGAAAAGGATCAACTTGAGAATGCTGTGCAAAACCAAACAAGGGTCTGCTGGTGCAGTCAAGTCACAGGGGTGCAAGTAAAGGTAGGTTGATAAATAGCAAAAGACACCAAAATGACAGATATCTAAAATAAAGGTGTCCAAAAAGAATGAATGGTGCTGAATAGCTTATATCATTATGCAATGTACTAACTAAAAAATGTTTCACTTGGGcccttttgttttctgaaaatcGTATGCATCACTGATTCTGGAAAATAGTTACAGTACAGTTGACCTGTAAACCACGCAGATAAGACGTGACTGAGAACAGCAACTAGAATGGACTTTGGAAATAAGTAACAAACTAAGATATGATCAGGACTATTTGATAAATGCTCAAAGAGCATTTGGACAACATACTACACATAAGCAATGACGATAAAAACAACTTCTCTGCTCAACCAAGAAGTGTGGGTAAACTGAAATGTCGCTGGTGTTAGTTTTGAGTTTGCTCTGCTCAACTTGAAAAATATTCAAGAATGAGTAGgtaatgagacacacacacacacacacacacacacacacacgcaacttGGTTGTTTAGACGATTGGCTATAATAGTTCATTCAGACATCTCCAAATTCAATTCAAGATTCTATGTCCAAGCACTACTTTGCCATTTTTAAAGGTCATGATACAAAATTAGCTATTCCATGTTGTTCAGTAGTTTGGTACCTAATCAATGAAACTGTATTTTCCTCTCAAACTGCTCACTCTGTTTCTGGCAAGGCCTCCATCAGGTCTTTTCTACAAGCCTATATCTGAGTGAGATGTGACAGCAAAAGGTCAACCTGCCAAAGACAGATCAGAGACACTGTAAACAATagactgaaaatagaaaaacctgAACTGAATCTGGCTATTTAGCACTACTCCACCCATACAACATTCCAGTCACTCTCAGTACATTCTGATCAATGTGAATGATTTCTATTTACCGTTCAACCTTACCCAACCCGCTGTTTCATAACTACACAGCCTCAGGTTATTTTGGACACAGTCAAAGAGATTTGCTCTCACCATCTTTCTCCACCAGAGTAAAAGGCTCTGTATCCCAGCCGTCATCGATACTGGCTGGCTGGACATCAAGGTGACCGTAGATACACACCGTCTTCTTGCCCGGGTCTGACCCCAGACGTCCCAGGACAATAGGCGGCAGGGGGATCTCTTCTCCAGAGGGAAGCTGCATGGCCAATCATTATAATAACTTTAAGTAGCTATATTTGTAGGGTACGTTTCTCAAAGTTGCATAgtgctttaaaataaaaagtgaaaggaATGAATGAGCTATAACAAAGGGATGCACTTCTGGCTCCATTAGCGCTGACTCAGCAGAACAGAAATAGCACAAGACTGTGTAAAGGTAATATTATCATAACgatacaaatatacatacaaaaATCAATACAGTATTCTTGAAAGCCCACTCAACATTAAGGAAAACAACAGGCTAGGTTTGACGTTTGGCAACATGAAAGCCAAGAAAAAGCAATAAATTAATCATGCTGAGAAATAGGGAAACAGGCGGTGTACCTCTAAATGTAATGGCAGAAACTATGCTAGATTGACAACTTACTAAGACATGAATTTTGAGTGTCATCTTACACATAAAACAGATGCAAAACCTGAaatcacatatacacacacactctacactcGCGTTCTGACCTTCTGCTTGCCGATGTCCACCATCTCCACCGTGCCCCCCAGCCTCTCGATGTCCTTGGCTGCCATCTCCATCATCTTCTTGATCTCTCCGCGCTTCTCGGGCCAAGCCGACACACTCGGGACCGCCACCCATTGGGCGAGGCGCTGGGCAAGACGGAAAACAGGAACGATTCAGAGCAGCATTCACATGTTCTATGAAAACGCAATTTGTATTTCACACAACTTGTCTGAGTTTTGGGGGTTTAATGTGCTCATGTAGCTGAAGTTTCATTCAAGCTGTGACAGTTTGTGTGTTACCACATCAGGTCACAAAGTGTAACTATAGTGATAACTACAGTTATCACAGTTATGCCACTCAAGTGATTTAATGAGCTCCAGTGGGTCTACATTGGCTTGTGATGTCAAAAGGATTGTGCAACAAACTCAAACACTACTGCAGTCAAACATAGTAATGGATACATTAGAATAGGgatgggcgataattcaatattatcatttatcgtctttcagtggaatcatatagTGATGATATGttgattttgggatattgtgaAGTATGCTGTCTACATTGATGATAACCAGCAATTTTTATTCAAATAGTctatattatttgaaaatttcagttttgtcacacctaacattaccattcggttccaTGGCATGAACATCAATttcattatttaacatgtgattttgcttACGTGACTATTTAATCAATATTCAAAAGATATGATTATCGTGGtactgatttcaaccatattgcTCAGCCCTACATTAGATTCAACTTACCTCAACGTAGAGCTCCTGGTGTTCGTCCACATACTTGAAAAGCGCTGAAAGATGGGCCATCTTTGCCAGCAACAGCAGCTGTGGGTTCAACAGGCAGAATGGTGTGAGACTCTGCCCTTCTCTCCATGCTATCTAATGGGAGGACAAAGACCACGCCCTCCTCCAAACCTGCTGACAACAGTGTCCTGACTTCCTCTATCATGCATGCCAGTGGTCAGAGTGCTGCGGAGGCTCAGCTTGTTTCATATCAAGAAATACACAGTGCCAGTGCTGACAGGCCAATTACTTTGTGCTGTCAGCTTCCGACAATACTACACAAAGACTAGTAAAGGTCCATTTTCTGAAAGCAGCTGCTGACGTGTTAGTCAACAGTGATGGTGATAAAAGTGTTTGGGTGTCTTCTAGACAGATAAGTCTAATTCTTTGAGCAGTGTTTGGTCGCTACATTGCATTGAGTCCAATTTGTGACACATTTTGTATATCTTCCCATTTCTGTGTCccatcttctctgtctctcttcagcaTAAAGTATATAATGAAGCAGGAATGCAACAAATAATGTAACaaaatccctaccagctccagttGTGCTGTTTTGTAGCTGGACCTAATGAAGTGAAAAGAGGGATTATAGAGTGCTATGGGGATcacattatgattattattattattattattattattattacatattaaaATAACATTCTTGgtatttcagggttttttttattttatgataaGCAGTGTGGGAATTCCCATTCAAATTGTTATGAGATATCAGAATTTGGCAGGTTAAAGCCATGGTTGACTTCATGGGCATCAGCTGGGTATGGCAAAGTGTGGCACTTGCCATAAAGGTAAATTAGATGCAGAAACGTTTCCATGCATAAGGATTGAGTGCATTCACGATTCGTCCCTGGTTGACATGCTGAATTTTTAAACGTATCACAATTATTTCATTGCATGACTTGTTCACAGGATGAAAGGTCTCTGTTAATATTACATAACTTATATCATCGTGTGCCTGTTAAAGGGTTCAGAAGGAATCATATTCAGACATGAGAGGCACATCCAACAGCCTACCTAGTACGAGAATATAAGTAACACAATTAGCTAGGTAGGTAGATAGGCCtaatttattactttattgTTAGTCAGAGCTTAataaaaatgtctctctctctacaccagTAAATTAGATAAATGTCTGTAGCATCTTGCTATATCTAGCTAGCTGTAAAGGAACGACAGATAGCTGAGTGTGTTGGTAACCACTCTACTAACTAATCTGGATGATAGCGGTCCAAATTTCCAACAATTAAGATAGCTTGTTTGCCGACTTTTACACCGAATGACGAGTAACATCACAACAAAGGGCATCTTGCAAACTCACTTCGTGTTATTTCCACACAGCCGATTTCCACATGTGACTCTCTCCTGACCGGCACTTCCTGGTTTTCCTGTCAGACTGGCAGCTCCGTCAATCAAACGTTAACAAATATGAGCTGCGTTTCGCCGATCCCGTTTATCTCACGCAAGCAGTGAACCTTGTTAATGAAAGAGAACCGAGAGACGATACGAGGAGTGAAACTAAGTAGCAGATTGCATGTATTTATCgcgcaaagaattgtgggagtTGTGACAGATGAGACCCCGATCTGactggggaggagaagaggccgTCATCATATTCTGAGTTAAAGTGGAACTCATAATATAATACAGGTGTTGTTTGTAACCAAAACATGTGACTTGATTCTTGAACAAAATGCTCCCATGCCAGGAGTTATGTCACACAGATGTCAAAAcgaaaacaaaacaggagaaataattcactgaaatgttgactttgcca
This region includes:
- the cndp2 gene encoding cytosolic non-specific dipeptidase, translating into MAHLSALFKYVDEHQELYVERLAQWVAVPSVSAWPEKRGEIKKMMEMAAKDIERLGGTVEMVDIGKQKLPSGEEIPLPPIVLGRLGSDPGKKTVCIYGHLDVQPASIDDGWDTEPFTLVEKDGKLYGRGSTDDKGPVLAWFNCIEAYQKIQQELPINIKFCFEGMEESGSEGLDELIFSRKDTFLKDVDYVCISDNYWLGKTKPCITYGLRGICYFFIELECGDKDLHSGVFGGSVHEAMTDLIALMGSLVDKRGKILVPGMYSDVAPVTEEEKSLYDKIDFDLEEYCKDVGVGKLLHESKEQILMHRWRYPSLSLHGIEGAFSDGGAKTVIPRKVIGKFSIRLVPDMDPEVVEKQVIGHLQKKFAELESPNKLKVNMGHGAKAWVSDFNHPHYMAGRKAMKTVFGVEPDLTREGGSIPVTLTFQEATGRNVMLLPVGSSDDGAHSQNEKLNRSNYIQGIKMLGAYFHEVSQLE